In the Candidatus Saccharibacteria bacterium genome, one interval contains:
- a CDS encoding integrase core domain-containing protein, whose protein sequence is MVGVLNCPLPHINNNKSIQDWLDFYNQTRPHQALGYFSPNDKAKEDNQPILKPRQNKC, encoded by the coding sequence ATGGTAGGCGTCCTAAACTGTCCCCTTCCCCATATAAACAACAACAAGTCTATTCAAGACTGGTTAGATTTCTACAACCAAACTAGACCTCATCAAGCTCTAGGATACTTCTCCCCCAATGATAAGGCAAAAGAAGATAACCAACCAATACTCAAACCAAGACAAAATAAGTGTTAG